In a genomic window of Rubripirellula tenax:
- a CDS encoding alpha-L-fucosidase: protein MNINRLRFTALALFAMLGINDLCAQDSSPAKQSRDERMAWWHEAKFGMFVHWGIYSTTGGEYNGQKLPNSAEWMMNKGRIPIAEYSKYATQFNPVKFDAAEFVGRAKQAGMKYLVITAKHHDGFSMFGSTCNPYNVVEATPFKRDIMKELADECQKQDIKFGFYYSQAQDWHHPGGFGNNWDKTFERVSTDEYVRDKAVPEVKQLLTEYGPIGIFWWDTPRAMSKESFDALHSLTKLQPNVITNDRLGEGYRGDYKTFERNIPAEAPAGEDWEVCMPISGSWGYKKGDNDFKSPQTLIRNLVDIAGKGGNYLLNVSPTGEGTLLPQAIENLKAVGQWMAVNSESIYGTTASPLPKLEWGRCTAKTTDGQTTLYLHVFDWPSDGKLNVPGLKTAVRSARLIANNVSVDAKSIDDGVELSLPGEATDPHASVIELKLDGKLEVEATLPKPDKNGLLVLTADKAYMHNNEGSREVGVRIHDDIPHIGYWTDDQAWAEWSVQMDQPGDYEVTAVLSVEGENTHFQYGLPGGFQTAKVDSTGGYGNYVEKKLGTIKVTDPGTTSIQVKPVPGQWNPMNLRQLSLQRVDR, encoded by the coding sequence ATGAATATCAACCGATTACGTTTCACCGCGCTTGCATTGTTTGCGATGCTTGGCATCAACGATCTTTGTGCCCAAGATTCTTCGCCGGCCAAACAGTCTCGTGACGAACGGATGGCTTGGTGGCACGAAGCCAAGTTCGGCATGTTCGTTCACTGGGGCATCTATTCAACAACGGGCGGCGAGTACAACGGCCAAAAACTGCCCAACAGTGCCGAATGGATGATGAACAAGGGACGTATCCCGATCGCGGAGTACTCAAAGTATGCCACTCAATTCAATCCGGTAAAGTTTGATGCGGCCGAGTTCGTGGGTCGTGCCAAACAAGCCGGCATGAAGTACTTGGTGATCACGGCCAAGCATCACGACGGGTTCTCGATGTTTGGATCCACGTGCAATCCTTACAACGTTGTCGAAGCGACTCCGTTCAAACGCGACATCATGAAAGAGTTGGCGGATGAGTGCCAGAAACAAGACATCAAGTTTGGTTTCTACTATTCACAGGCCCAGGACTGGCACCACCCGGGCGGGTTCGGCAACAACTGGGACAAGACCTTCGAACGTGTCAGCACCGACGAGTATGTTCGCGACAAGGCGGTTCCCGAGGTCAAGCAGTTGCTTACCGAGTACGGTCCGATCGGAATTTTTTGGTGGGATACGCCACGTGCGATGAGCAAAGAGTCGTTCGACGCGTTGCATTCGCTGACCAAACTGCAACCCAACGTGATCACCAACGACCGGTTGGGCGAAGGATACCGTGGCGACTACAAGACGTTTGAACGCAACATTCCTGCCGAAGCACCGGCAGGCGAAGACTGGGAAGTGTGCATGCCGATCAGCGGTAGTTGGGGATACAAGAAGGGCGACAACGACTTCAAGTCACCGCAAACGTTGATTCGTAACTTGGTCGACATCGCCGGCAAGGGCGGCAACTATCTGTTGAACGTCAGCCCCACCGGCGAAGGCACGTTGCTTCCGCAAGCGATCGAAAACTTGAAGGCCGTCGGCCAATGGATGGCCGTCAACAGCGAATCGATCTATGGAACCACCGCCAGCCCGTTGCCCAAACTTGAATGGGGACGCTGCACCGCGAAGACCACCGATGGCCAAACGACGCTCTACTTGCACGTCTTCGATTGGCCCAGCGACGGAAAGTTGAACGTGCCCGGCTTGAAGACGGCGGTTCGTTCGGCCCGCTTGATTGCCAACAATGTATCAGTGGACGCGAAGTCCATCGATGACGGCGTCGAACTGTCGCTTCCCGGCGAAGCGACCGATCCGCACGCGAGTGTCATCGAGCTAAAACTTGACGGTAAACTTGAGGTCGAAGCGACGCTGCCCAAGCCCGACAAGAACGGTTTGTTGGTCCTGACCGCCGACAAAGCGTACATGCACAACAACGAAGGAAGCCGCGAAGTTGGCGTTCGCATTCACGATGACATTCCGCATATCGGTTACTGGACCGACGATCAAGCATGGGCGGAATGGAGTGTCCAGATGGATCAACCCGGCGACTATGAAGTCACGGCGGTCTTATCGGTCGAAGGTGAGAACACGCACTTCCAGTACGGATTGCCGGGCGGCTTCCAGACCGCAAAAGTGGATTCCACCGGCGGTTACGGCAACTACGTCGAAAAGAAGCTAGGCACGATCAAAGTCACGGATCCTGGTACGACCAGCATCCAAGTCAAACCGGTCCCCGGCCAATGGAATCCGATGAACTTGCGCCAATTGAGTCTGCAGCGAGTCGACCGTTAG